The Fructilactobacillus ixorae genome has a window encoding:
- a CDS encoding UDP-N-acetylmuramoyl-tripeptide--D-alanyl-D-alanine ligase, which yields MRMKLDEIARAVDGTLQPATAAPLEVTSVAFDSRKLSAGALFVPLQGDRDGHDYLPSAIDHGAVATLWSTTRAQSAPADFPVILVADPLTALQQLAQYYLAKINPKVVAVTGSNGKTTTKDLIASIVKTSFNVTKTQDNFNNEIGVPFTILAMNSNTEVLVIEMGMDRPGQLHRLSELVTPDIAVITMIGEAHIEFFGTRAKIAEAKLEITDGLQDDGFFVYDGDEPLLANQPLATNPQRVTFGRQGTNDIYPTTITEGDESTRFETNRWQDFEFMLPLIGSYNVNNALAALSVGELLKITPAKMREGLANPALTSNRAEWYEGTQGERILSDVYNSNPTAVTAVLKAFETTKTTGKRIVVLGDMLELGQDAPAMHAELAADFDPEQLAMVFLVGTNMAHLFTALMDRYQPEATLFHYTATQLPELITTLQQHIDPGDEVLLKGSHGMHLEKVLHALTTTID from the coding sequence ATGAGAATGAAACTGGATGAAATCGCCCGGGCGGTGGATGGAACGCTCCAACCGGCCACGGCAGCGCCCCTTGAAGTTACCTCAGTAGCTTTTGATAGTCGAAAGCTAAGTGCCGGGGCGCTCTTTGTTCCCCTCCAGGGCGATCGCGACGGACATGATTACTTGCCAAGCGCAATTGACCACGGAGCGGTGGCCACTTTGTGGTCAACGACGCGGGCGCAAAGCGCCCCCGCTGATTTTCCAGTCATCCTAGTTGCCGATCCGTTGACGGCGTTACAGCAGTTAGCGCAGTATTACTTGGCAAAGATTAACCCGAAGGTCGTTGCGGTCACGGGCAGTAACGGGAAGACCACTACCAAAGATTTGATTGCCTCGATTGTTAAAACGAGTTTTAACGTGACAAAGACTCAGGATAATTTTAATAATGAAATTGGGGTTCCATTTACCATTCTAGCGATGAACTCGAACACCGAGGTGTTAGTGATTGAGATGGGAATGGATCGCCCCGGCCAATTACACCGGCTGAGTGAACTGGTCACCCCAGACATTGCGGTGATTACCATGATTGGGGAAGCGCACATTGAGTTTTTTGGCACGCGGGCAAAAATTGCCGAAGCAAAGTTGGAAATTACCGACGGGCTTCAAGATGACGGGTTCTTTGTTTACGATGGCGACGAACCCCTCTTAGCGAACCAACCGTTAGCCACCAATCCCCAACGGGTTACCTTTGGGCGCCAGGGCACTAACGACATTTATCCCACCACGATTACGGAAGGCGACGAATCAACTCGCTTTGAAACGAATCGTTGGCAAGATTTTGAGTTTATGCTCCCGTTGATTGGGAGTTACAACGTCAACAATGCTCTTGCAGCGTTAAGCGTCGGAGAACTGTTAAAGATTACCCCGGCCAAAATGCGGGAAGGATTAGCTAATCCAGCGTTAACTTCCAATCGGGCCGAATGGTACGAGGGAACCCAAGGAGAGCGCATCCTTAGTGATGTGTACAACTCGAACCCGACGGCGGTCACCGCGGTGTTAAAGGCGTTTGAAACGACTAAGACAACTGGAAAGCGGATCGTGGTGTTAGGAGACATGCTGGAATTAGGTCAGGATGCTCCTGCGATGCACGCTGAATTAGCGGCTGATTTTGATCCTGAGCAGCTGGCAATGGTCTTTTTGGTGGGTACGAACATGGCGCACCTCTTTACCGCGTTAATGGACCGGTATCAACCAGAAGCAACGCTCTTTCACTATACAGCCACGCAACTGCCGGAGTTAATTACGACGTTACAGCAGCACATTGACCCTGGTGACGAAGTGTTACTAAAGGGAAGTCACGGCATGCACTTAGAAAAAGTGTTGCACGCATTGACCACCACGATTGATTAA
- a CDS encoding DEAD/DEAH box helicase, with the protein MNFQDLGLSDSLLAAVAANGYTEPTAIQAQTIPLTLNGDDVLGQAQTGTGKTAAFALPILQGIDVNDPNVQALVISPTRELAIQTQREIQKLGKAEGARAQVVYGGSDIRKQIYDLKKKPQIIVGTPGRLLDHIQRRTLKLDHVRFLVLDEADEMLNMGFLEDIEKIIKQTPSDRQTMLFSATMPDPIKRVGVQFMTDPKQVKVKAKELTTDLVDQYYVKVRDNEKFDTMTRLFDVNQPKVTIIFCRTKRRVDEVAKGLVARGYQAAGLHGDLTQNRRTQIMNEFKRDQINYLVATDVAARGIDVSGVTHVYNFDVPQDPESYVHRIGRTGRAGHHGVSVTFVTPSEMSYLRGIEKLTKVRMLPLKPPTADEALAGQLQFAEADVANLVKKTDTSRFADVANDLLTQYDSVDLVAAFLNELSRDQVQVHITPERPLKNRGGHGNGRRGNYRGNRRNGGSNYRGNRRNDHRDRGGDRKGSRKNNFVIKDKH; encoded by the coding sequence TTGAATTTTCAAGATTTAGGACTATCTGATAGTCTGTTAGCAGCAGTGGCAGCCAATGGTTATACAGAACCAACTGCCATCCAGGCCCAAACCATTCCGTTAACTTTAAACGGTGACGATGTCTTGGGGCAAGCCCAAACGGGGACGGGAAAAACCGCCGCTTTTGCCCTCCCCATTTTACAGGGAATTGACGTCAACGACCCGAACGTGCAGGCCTTAGTAATTTCACCGACGCGGGAATTGGCGATTCAAACGCAACGCGAAATCCAGAAGCTAGGGAAAGCTGAGGGGGCCCGGGCTCAGGTTGTTTACGGGGGTTCGGACATTCGCAAACAAATCTATGATTTGAAGAAAAAACCCCAAATTATTGTGGGAACCCCGGGACGGTTGTTGGATCACATTCAACGCCGGACGTTAAAACTAGACCACGTCCGCTTTTTGGTCTTAGATGAAGCTGACGAAATGCTGAACATGGGCTTTTTGGAAGACATCGAAAAAATCATCAAGCAAACGCCATCTGATCGGCAAACGATGCTGTTCTCTGCAACGATGCCCGATCCCATTAAACGGGTGGGCGTTCAGTTTATGACCGACCCCAAACAGGTGAAGGTGAAGGCAAAAGAGTTAACGACTGATTTAGTTGATCAATACTACGTGAAGGTTCGGGATAACGAGAAGTTTGATACCATGACGCGGTTATTTGACGTTAACCAGCCCAAGGTTACCATCATTTTTTGTCGGACTAAGCGCCGGGTTGATGAAGTTGCAAAGGGGTTAGTAGCCCGTGGGTATCAAGCAGCTGGCTTACATGGCGATTTAACCCAGAACCGGCGGACACAGATTATGAACGAGTTTAAACGAGACCAGATTAATTACCTCGTTGCGACCGATGTGGCAGCCCGGGGAATTGATGTATCTGGAGTTACCCACGTGTATAACTTTGACGTGCCCCAGGATCCAGAAAGCTATGTCCACCGAATCGGCCGGACAGGACGAGCCGGCCACCATGGCGTGTCAGTTACGTTCGTGACACCGAGTGAAATGAGCTATCTGCGGGGCATCGAAAAACTAACGAAGGTGCGGATGTTACCACTGAAGCCACCTACGGCCGACGAAGCCTTGGCCGGACAATTACAATTTGCTGAGGCAGATGTGGCTAACCTGGTGAAGAAGACGGATACCAGTCGGTTTGCAGACGTAGCCAACGATTTATTGACGCAGTACGACAGTGTTGATCTCGTGGCGGCGTTCTTAAACGAACTATCGAGAGATCAGGTTCAGGTCCACATTACCCCGGAACGGCCCCTGAAAAATCGGGGTGGTCATGGCAACGGGCGGCGTGGCAACTACCGTGGAAATCGCCGCAATGGTGGTAGTAACTACCGTGGAAATCGGCGCAATGATCATCGCGACCGGGGTGGCGATCGGAAAGGTTCCCGCAAGAACAACTTTGTCATTAAAGATAAACACTAA
- the alr gene encoding alanine racemase, translating to MVIGKNRNGQILINETAIRHNVQQAVDRLPRGTELFAVVKADGYGHGAVVSARLAQQAGATGFCVAILDEAIQLREAGFVTEPILVLGLTDVAQLALITKYQITVTVADVAWLHDAQRVQQALGLTAPIKFFLALDSGMGRIGLQTPAEVVNFVRDYATLPPVFEWQGVYTHFATADSPEQEYFDFQVANFRELLAQFPHRPRYVSVANSATDLWHSIPEANLVRYGVAMYGLNPAGTALTPPFPLVPALSLTSELVYVKQVQPGRSIGYGATYQVDTPQWIGTVPMGYADGLRRDLQGFFVLINGQRCPIVGRVCMDQLMVKLPKHLPVGTKVTIIGTDQGQTISLQAMAEYCHTIHYELACGFSTRVPRRYYAGDAQTKGLR from the coding sequence ATGGTAATTGGAAAAAATCGAAACGGACAAATTCTCATCAATGAAACTGCGATTCGCCACAACGTCCAGCAGGCCGTGGACCGCTTACCACGCGGAACGGAACTGTTTGCCGTCGTGAAGGCGGATGGCTACGGACATGGTGCGGTGGTTTCGGCCCGGCTTGCGCAACAAGCTGGGGCCACTGGTTTTTGTGTGGCCATTCTAGATGAAGCCATTCAGTTACGTGAGGCAGGGTTCGTCACGGAACCAATTTTAGTGCTCGGATTGACCGATGTAGCGCAACTCGCGTTGATTACAAAGTACCAAATTACGGTGACGGTGGCGGACGTGGCGTGGCTACACGACGCGCAACGGGTGCAACAGGCGCTGGGGCTTACCGCACCAATCAAGTTTTTCCTCGCTTTAGACAGTGGAATGGGGCGGATTGGGCTGCAGACGCCGGCCGAGGTGGTTAATTTTGTCCGGGATTACGCCACGTTACCGCCTGTTTTTGAGTGGCAGGGGGTGTATACCCACTTTGCAACGGCCGATAGTCCTGAGCAAGAGTATTTCGACTTTCAAGTGGCTAATTTTCGGGAATTATTGGCTCAATTTCCGCACCGACCGCGCTATGTTTCCGTAGCTAACTCTGCCACCGATTTATGGCATTCCATTCCAGAGGCCAATTTAGTTCGGTACGGGGTGGCGATGTACGGGTTAAATCCCGCGGGAACGGCCCTGACGCCACCGTTTCCGCTGGTTCCAGCGCTCAGTTTAACCTCGGAGTTGGTCTATGTAAAACAGGTGCAACCCGGCCGTTCCATTGGCTATGGAGCGACCTATCAAGTGGACACGCCCCAGTGGATTGGAACGGTGCCGATGGGGTATGCCGATGGACTGCGGCGTGATTTGCAGGGCTTTTTTGTTCTAATCAACGGCCAACGGTGTCCAATCGTCGGACGCGTGTGCATGGACCAGTTGATGGTAAAATTACCAAAGCACCTTCCGGTCGGCACTAAAGTGACCATCATTGGAACAGACCAGGGCCAAACCATTTCCCTCCAGGCAATGGCCGAGTATTGTCACACGATTCACTATGAATTAGCGTGTGGATTTTCAACCCGCGTCCCCCGGCGTTATTACGCAGGGGATGCCCAAACAAAGGGCTTGAGGTGA
- a CDS encoding type II toxin-antitoxin system PemK/MazF family toxin encodes MSETPIKRGDVFFADLSPVVGSEQGGLRPVLIIQNDIGNHYSPTVIVAAITAKISKPRMPTHIAIAARQTGIERDSVILLEQIRTIDKQRLRDQVTHLPDGIMARVDQALALSVGVD; translated from the coding sequence ATGAGTGAAACACCGATCAAGCGTGGCGACGTTTTTTTTGCCGATTTATCGCCAGTAGTTGGTTCGGAACAAGGGGGGTTACGCCCCGTTTTGATCATTCAAAACGACATTGGAAACCATTACAGTCCCACGGTAATTGTGGCGGCGATTACGGCTAAAATTAGTAAACCACGGATGCCAACTCACATTGCCATTGCGGCACGTCAAACCGGAATTGAACGGGATTCGGTTATTTTACTGGAACAAATCAGAACGATTGATAAGCAACGACTAAGAGATCAAGTTACTCACCTCCCGGATGGCATCATGGCTCGGGTTGATCAGGCGCTTGCCTTGAGCGTGGGGGTTGATTAG
- the pth gene encoding aminoacyl-tRNA hydrolase has translation MKMIVGLGNVGAKYAGTRHNTGFMAVDQFASDHQIAITQQKLGALVGSGVIDGEKVLLVKPVTYMNESGRAVQPLLAFYKLSLADLVVVYDDMDLHVGRIRLRTHGSAGGHNGIKSLIAHLGTDQFNRIKVGTDHPQRESVVKYVLSRFSLEQQGPLAEALDHTTQALDEWVAGTDFPKLENEFN, from the coding sequence ATGAAAATGATTGTTGGATTAGGAAACGTGGGAGCAAAGTACGCCGGGACACGACATAATACCGGGTTTATGGCGGTCGATCAGTTTGCAAGCGATCACCAAATTGCAATCACCCAGCAAAAATTGGGGGCGTTAGTCGGCTCTGGAGTAATTGACGGCGAAAAGGTGTTACTGGTAAAACCCGTTACCTACATGAACGAATCCGGTCGAGCGGTCCAACCACTGCTGGCTTTTTATAAGCTCAGCCTTGCTGATTTGGTTGTTGTGTATGATGATATGGACCTGCACGTCGGGCGGATTCGATTGCGAACACATGGTTCGGCAGGTGGCCACAATGGGATTAAGAGTCTGATTGCCCACTTAGGGACGGATCAATTTAACCGGATTAAGGTCGGAACGGATCATCCTCAGCGCGAAAGCGTGGTGAAGTACGTGTTAAGCCGGTTTAGTTTAGAACAACAAGGCCCCCTCGCAGAAGCGCTTGACCACACGACCCAGGCGCTTGATGAATGGGTGGCCGGCACTGATTTTCCTAAGTTAGAAAATGAATTTAACTAG
- the mfd gene encoding transcription-repair coupling factor — MVKLTEVFEALPQYQTIMDQLQPASRQLVTGTSGSAQKLLLQTMVQQRQQPLLYVTDTLEHAEQAVKTFSTGLTDVPVLLFPAEELVAAEVATSSPEFRAERVQAMEALVAGKPAVVVATTAGLKRYLPEPTAFQAAALTVNLGADWERAALQTQLVEMGYVRKNLVAVPGEFAIRGSIVDIYPLNASDPVRLDFFDTEVDSLRSFAVATQRSIENLTTVTILPATDFLPTAADREHARQAIHKQLTTLTNEQARTELAELAQEVTTKVTDPAWQAYASLLFRKETSILAYLPATGVVAFDDYQRIREANQQLERDEVNWQTSVSAQHPGLADQKVSLNLTTVLKASHQPWLLLSLFQKGLGRMRLDDISEIKVRPMQRFFGQMPMLKTEMERYQSEQTTVVIMVGSQDRLAKVQQTLQDFGVKAVATTLSTLVPSRIQIVTGTLQEGFELPAANFAVLTERELFQRVTERAKPQRIRHQRFTNAERIKSYTDLKPGDYVVHVNHGIGRYDGLQTMEVDGKHQDYLTITYQKNAQIFIPVTQLNLIQKYVAAEGQAPRLNQLGGNEWAKTKSRVAEKVDDMADELVDLYAQRAQTPGFAFPADDAYQAEFEAAFPYQPTPDQIRSTAEIKHDMEQPHPMDRLLVGDVGYGKTEVAMRAAFKAVEAGKQVAFLVPTTVLAQQHYETLTSRFEDFPVEIGVLSRFNSAQQTKQTLADLKAGRLDILVGTHRLLSNDVQYHDLGLLIVDEEQRFGVKHKEKLKELKQNVDVLTLTATPIPRTLNMSMMGVRDLSVIETPPANRYPIQTYVMEQNDAAIVDGIRRELQRDGQVFYMHNRVKDIEQKVDKLQTLLPDARIGYIHGQMTERQMEQILYDFMNGQYDVLVTTTIIETGIDMPNVNTLFVEDADRMGLAQLYQIRGRIGRSNRVGQAYFMYQPDKVLTEAGENRLEAIKDFTELGSGFKVAMRDLSIRGAGNVLGRAQHGFIDSVGYDMYTKMLNDAVARKQGQATQPTHPDASVDLGVEAYLPDTYIPDQQQKIEIYKRMRQLENHDQFTELQSDLIDRFGEYPVAVARLLTIDLIKSLADEAFIEQIKRTGQTLTVTFSRQVSDASQSQTILRALATTKFRSTIKQVNGRFQVNLVIQPTMPEEEWLAQLNQFVQALVSQDQPEVATRKDEMNAN; from the coding sequence ATCGTGAAATTAACCGAAGTTTTTGAAGCGCTCCCCCAGTACCAAACAATCATGGATCAACTCCAGCCAGCATCCCGCCAATTGGTAACTGGGACCAGTGGTAGTGCACAGAAATTACTGTTACAGACCATGGTCCAACAACGCCAGCAACCGCTCTTGTACGTAACCGATACGTTAGAACACGCTGAGCAGGCCGTTAAAACTTTTAGTACTGGTTTGACTGATGTGCCCGTACTTCTCTTTCCAGCCGAAGAGTTAGTGGCCGCTGAAGTAGCCACCAGTTCTCCAGAATTTCGGGCGGAACGGGTTCAGGCAATGGAGGCCTTGGTGGCTGGCAAGCCGGCGGTCGTGGTTGCGACCACGGCGGGTTTGAAACGTTATTTACCAGAACCCACTGCTTTTCAGGCAGCGGCCCTGACCGTAAACCTCGGAGCTGACTGGGAACGGGCGGCCCTTCAGACTCAGTTGGTGGAAATGGGATACGTCCGCAAGAATCTAGTCGCAGTGCCTGGGGAATTTGCGATTCGTGGTTCCATTGTCGATATCTATCCGTTAAACGCCTCTGATCCGGTTCGCTTAGATTTTTTTGATACGGAGGTTGATTCTCTGCGTAGTTTTGCCGTGGCGACCCAACGGAGTATTGAAAATTTAACGACAGTTACGATTCTTCCAGCGACGGATTTCTTGCCAACGGCTGCCGACCGAGAACACGCTCGCCAGGCGATTCACAAGCAGTTAACCACGCTTACTAATGAGCAGGCGCGGACCGAATTAGCCGAACTAGCTCAGGAAGTGACGACCAAGGTCACGGATCCCGCTTGGCAGGCCTATGCCTCGTTATTGTTTCGAAAAGAAACGTCAATTTTGGCGTACTTACCAGCTACGGGCGTGGTTGCATTCGATGATTACCAACGAATTCGGGAGGCTAATCAGCAACTCGAACGCGATGAAGTAAACTGGCAGACCTCGGTTTCTGCCCAGCATCCGGGATTAGCAGACCAAAAGGTGAGTTTAAACCTCACCACGGTTTTAAAAGCAAGCCACCAGCCATGGTTACTCTTGTCCCTATTTCAAAAGGGCCTAGGACGGATGCGCTTGGATGACATCAGTGAGATTAAGGTCCGACCCATGCAACGGTTTTTTGGACAGATGCCCATGCTTAAAACCGAAATGGAGCGCTACCAGTCCGAACAGACGACCGTTGTAATTATGGTGGGCAGTCAGGACCGTCTAGCAAAGGTGCAACAAACGTTGCAGGATTTTGGGGTCAAAGCAGTGGCCACCACCCTTTCCACGTTGGTGCCAAGTCGCATCCAAATTGTAACGGGAACGCTGCAGGAGGGGTTTGAACTGCCAGCCGCGAACTTTGCGGTGTTGACGGAACGTGAACTGTTTCAGCGGGTTACAGAACGCGCTAAACCCCAAAGAATCCGGCACCAGCGCTTTACGAATGCGGAACGGATTAAAAGTTACACGGACTTAAAGCCCGGGGACTATGTCGTACATGTTAACCACGGAATTGGGCGCTACGATGGCCTGCAAACCATGGAAGTGGATGGGAAACACCAGGATTACCTCACCATCACCTACCAAAAAAACGCCCAAATTTTTATTCCCGTGACCCAACTGAATTTAATTCAAAAGTACGTGGCGGCAGAAGGTCAAGCTCCCCGGTTGAATCAACTCGGGGGGAACGAATGGGCTAAAACCAAAAGTCGGGTGGCGGAAAAAGTTGATGATATGGCGGATGAACTCGTTGACTTATACGCCCAACGGGCCCAGACGCCGGGCTTTGCCTTTCCTGCTGATGATGCCTACCAGGCCGAATTTGAAGCGGCGTTTCCCTATCAACCAACTCCCGATCAAATTCGGAGTACCGCTGAAATTAAACATGACATGGAACAACCCCACCCGATGGACCGGTTGTTAGTCGGCGACGTGGGCTACGGGAAAACGGAAGTGGCCATGCGAGCGGCGTTTAAAGCCGTGGAAGCGGGGAAGCAGGTGGCCTTCTTGGTGCCAACGACCGTGTTAGCGCAGCAACATTATGAAACTTTGACTAGTCGCTTTGAGGATTTTCCGGTTGAGATTGGCGTTTTATCACGGTTTAACAGCGCGCAGCAAACCAAACAAACCCTGGCGGATTTAAAGGCTGGTCGCCTGGATATCCTAGTGGGGACCCACCGCTTATTATCCAATGATGTGCAGTACCATGATTTAGGACTGTTAATTGTGGATGAAGAGCAACGGTTTGGGGTCAAGCATAAGGAAAAACTAAAAGAATTAAAGCAAAATGTTGACGTCCTAACGCTCACGGCCACCCCCATTCCACGGACTTTAAACATGTCGATGATGGGGGTTCGGGATTTATCCGTGATTGAGACACCACCTGCGAACCGGTACCCAATTCAAACCTACGTGATGGAACAAAATGACGCCGCAATCGTCGATGGAATTCGGCGCGAACTCCAACGCGATGGTCAGGTTTTTTACATGCACAATCGAGTGAAAGACATCGAGCAAAAGGTGGACAAGTTACAAACATTACTGCCGGATGCGCGAATTGGTTACATTCACGGACAAATGACCGAACGGCAGATGGAACAGATTTTGTACGACTTTATGAACGGACAGTATGACGTATTGGTAACGACCACCATTATTGAAACGGGGATCGATATGCCTAACGTCAACACGTTATTCGTTGAAGATGCCGATCGAATGGGGCTTGCCCAGTTGTACCAAATTCGGGGTCGGATTGGGCGTAGCAATCGAGTCGGCCAGGCGTACTTCATGTATCAACCTGACAAGGTGTTGACCGAAGCGGGCGAAAACCGGCTGGAGGCCATTAAGGACTTTACGGAGTTAGGGTCCGGCTTTAAGGTTGCCATGCGGGATCTGTCCATCCGCGGCGCTGGAAACGTGTTAGGCCGGGCCCAGCACGGGTTCATTGATTCGGTTGGTTATGATATGTATACCAAGATGTTAAATGATGCGGTGGCCCGCAAACAGGGGCAGGCAACCCAACCAACTCATCCCGATGCGAGTGTTGATTTGGGCGTTGAAGCTTATCTTCCTGATACGTATATTCCAGATCAACAACAAAAAATTGAAATCTACAAGCGGATGCGTCAGTTAGAAAATCACGATCAGTTTACCGAATTACAAAGTGATTTAATTGACCGGTTCGGTGAGTATCCGGTGGCCGTGGCTCGCTTACTTACGATTGATTTGATCAAGTCCCTGGCGGATGAAGCGTTTATTGAACAAATTAAGCGGACGGGGCAGACCCTGACCGTGACCTTTAGCCGTCAGGTTTCAGACGCATCGCAGAGCCAGACAATTTTACGGGCGCTGGCTACCACCAAGTTTCGGTCGACAATTAAACAGGTTAACGGTCGGTTTCAAGTTAACCTCGTCATTCAACCAACGATGCCGGAAGAAGAGTGGCTGGCGCAACTTAACCAGTTTGTGCAGGCCTTAGTGTCTCAGGATCAACCAGAAGTAGCAACTCGAAAGGATGAAATGAATGCGAATTGA
- a CDS encoding RNA-binding S4 domain-containing protein, with protein MRIDKFLKLARIIKRRSVAKQITDQGRVLINAKPAKSSSQVGVGDELTIKFGNKTLTVRVRQVLQTTKKADASSMYEVVSEEYQRDYQKEADELL; from the coding sequence ATGCGAATTGATAAATTTTTAAAATTAGCCCGGATTATTAAACGACGTTCGGTTGCCAAACAGATTACCGACCAGGGGCGGGTCCTTATTAATGCTAAACCCGCCAAGTCTTCGAGTCAGGTTGGTGTTGGCGATGAGCTGACGATCAAGTTTGGGAACAAGACGTTGACCGTTCGGGTGCGGCAGGTTTTGCAAACCACCAAGAAGGCGGATGCTAGTTCGATGTACGAAGTGGTCAGCGAAGAATACCAACGGGATTACCAAAAAGAAGCCGATGAGTTATTGTAA
- a CDS encoding FtsB family cell division protein: MENERSNVAQLHAAIGSQPRKPRRNRLLSKRRQRRAAVLLGVFGVILVCLGLQLVTTNAQVRSMHADTQQEQARLQKREQEQKQLKHREKLLNNPDYVKALAHSKYDYAKPGETNYHFVKK, translated from the coding sequence GTGGAGAACGAAAGAAGTAATGTCGCACAGTTGCATGCTGCAATCGGATCACAACCCCGAAAGCCCCGCCGTAATCGCTTGCTGTCAAAACGGCGGCAACGCAGAGCGGCCGTGTTACTGGGGGTGTTTGGAGTCATACTGGTATGTTTAGGGCTCCAATTGGTGACAACCAATGCACAAGTGCGCTCCATGCATGCGGATACGCAGCAAGAACAAGCTCGGTTACAAAAACGGGAGCAGGAGCAAAAGCAGCTAAAGCACCGGGAAAAACTGTTGAATAATCCAGATTACGTGAAGGCACTCGCACATTCTAAGTACGACTATGCGAAACCGGGGGAAACGAACTATCACTTTGTAAAGAAATAA
- a CDS encoding S1 domain-containing RNA-binding protein, which produces MAFEVGEILTGKVSGITGFGAFVDLGNHQTGLVHISEVADGYVKDIHDVLAVGDQVQVKVTKIGSDGKIGLSIRKATGQAAQPQEQAAAAHQAATPHPRAQSKHRSNPHPSARSDKFDDLLSSFLKESESRLSSIRKNTEGKRGGRGGRRS; this is translated from the coding sequence TTGGCGTTTGAAGTTGGAGAGATTCTCACGGGCAAAGTTTCCGGAATTACTGGATTTGGGGCTTTTGTTGATTTAGGTAATCACCAAACGGGCCTGGTCCATATTAGTGAAGTAGCGGATGGCTATGTGAAGGACATTCATGACGTGCTAGCCGTTGGTGATCAGGTGCAGGTAAAAGTGACAAAGATTGGTTCGGATGGCAAGATTGGGTTATCCATCCGCAAGGCTACGGGGCAAGCAGCGCAGCCACAGGAGCAAGCGGCAGCGGCCCACCAGGCAGCCACTCCGCATCCCCGGGCGCAGTCTAAGCACCGGTCGAATCCGCATCCCAGCGCCCGGAGTGACAAGTTTGATGACCTATTATCGAGTTTTTTAAAGGAAAGTGAAAGTCGGTTGTCATCAATTCGCAAAAATACCGAAGGAAAGCGCGGTGGTCGTGGTGGGCGGCGCAGTTAA